Below is a window of Acanthochromis polyacanthus isolate Apoly-LR-REF ecotype Palm Island chromosome 18, KAUST_Apoly_ChrSc, whole genome shotgun sequence DNA.
GGTCTGTGCAGCCGGCAGAGGGGAGCACTGCTACCGCACGGTGTCGGGGATGCACGGGGTGAAGTGCGGACCCGGATTATTCTGCGAGTTCTACAAGGACGAGGACGATTATGGAGACGAATATGGGATTTGCAAAGGTACGTTCACACCGCATGCTGCATTTTGGAGACAGTGATGCTCTGCTGCAGTATCCCGTTCTGTTAGTGCAACCTTTTAGCTCAATAAAATTGCACAACTGCTGTAGGATAGAGGCACATGACATGCTTGCTTGAATTATTAATTGATCATTTAGTAATTCTTCCATCATGTGAAGCTTAGAGTTTATGCATTTAAACATTAATGCTGTAGCAAATGTGTGTTGTTATGTGTTGGGTATTACAAAGTAATGTTTGCTCTCTTTGCAGACTGTCCCTATGGAACCTATGGGGTTGAGTGCCGTAAGACATGCAACTGCAAAGGAGGCATCTGTGACAGGGAGACTGGAGCTTGTCTCACCCTCACCTTCTTTGCCAAAATTGCCAGCAAGCTCAAGACTGAGCCACAAGCAGGTAAACAAGACAGCAACAATACATTCTCATTGAGCTACTAGGAGTTAAATGTCCAACCAAGAGGACTGCACGAAGTTCTGTGAAGACATGTCATATGTGAGGCTGCACAGTTGCATGAATTGAGAGACTAATGGGTGATTCTGTTGTGTTCTAGGAGCTGAGGTGGGCTCAGGAGAAGTCAGCGCTGTGCACAGCTCAGACCAGCACTCAGACAGATCCACGGCTCCAAAGCGGCTCAACCCTCGCTGACCAGTGCTCACCAGGCTGAATCTGTTCagtgtaaatgtagcattaacttataaatgaagtgaaagatatattttattatgttaAAGGATGAAAACAAGTAacttttttacagcatttggaAGTTTAATTTGGTCCCCCCCCAATGGAATATGCAGACTATGTTATTCTCCTTGGattctctctttgttttttgtcagtttctaGAGAAAGGGAATTATAATGATCCAGTAGTCGGTTCCCATTAGTTTCAGTGTAATTTAGTGTGCCTTCATTTATCGTTGTTAAAGAGAAAGGACCTTGCATTTATTTCCAAAGTCTACAGCAATATTTTTAATTGAACCGCTTTATTTCAgattggtttttttttattatttctattgtATATATGAACAACCAACATGGACAATATCATGTATGTTACACCAGCCATTGTAGAGAATGCTCTTGCAATTAAACCAAAGTTATCCCTGACTTGTGTTATTTGATTGTCTAATTTATCCATTAACTAAACTCACTGAGGGCAGTGACGGCATCATCATGTCAGACAAAACCTTGAATGGTCTTATCTATCTTGAGTGTTGTACTTAAATACAAATTTGAGATACTTGTACTTTACTTCacatctgacagctttagtttCTTTAAAGTATTCACACAGAATATATGAAGAGcttataaactgtgacctgaCATTTTATATAAATGCAGCTAAAATTCTTAATCAAGTAATCAATTAACTGATTAACAAAAAAGTAACGGGCAACTTCTTCACTGAACCATTAAGTTTCATCAAgtgaaaatgtttcatgtaaagGCATTGTTTGGGCTCTGGATAATTTTTAAGGTATTTCTTATTATTCCAGAAACTCATAAACCAAATAATCAACCTGTATTAATCAGCAGAGTAACCcataataaaaacagacttcaTATTCTGCATTCAGTACTTGAACTTTTAATACTATGAGTAAATGTTCCACATAAACATTTCATTGCAGGGCTTTTATTTGTAACAGTCAAGATCACTTTTGCAGTGTAGTATTAGCACTTTTACTAAAGTAAATGCTCTGAATACGTCCTCCACCACTGCATAATTATAATTACAATGAAGCTAGTTCCAGGTAAAAGTTAACTGCATCTAAATAGGCGTGATACCCAACAAACTCTGACCAGAAATCCCATTCAGTTATTTTAACTTTGAAGGCTAAAGACAACAATCAGATGACCACTTATACATGTAAATAGTACAGTCAATGATCTTTTCTTGCATAAAGTAGATTAATACAATGTAAGACAACAACATTTTTGCACAGATTCTCGTTACCGTAAAAAAAGGATCTATCAATCAGACATTGTGTCCTCTCTGCATCCTTCTATATCACTGCAGCCATCAGTCAAAGCACTGGGACTCATGGGCTCATTGTTCACCTTATAAGACTATTTTTCCTGATTGTCTGTTTTTCCATGTGCGTCACTTTATTTTAGTCCATTTACTGCTCAAAAATAGCAACATGAAATCCATGGGAAGATTCACTCTTTGCACAAAAACtctacatttctttttaaatggcaCCGAAAATACGGATACTTATTTATGGGAGGTGGTGAAGGTTGTTTTGAGCAGCGCAAAAATGCTACAAAGTCTGGAGATAAGTATGCCTTTTGAGTGGAAGGCATTCTTGTCAGTCTGGTTTCCCATGATGATATGACATGGTATATCCAAACACTGGAGCAGAAATGGATTTTACTGCATCCTTGACTTTTCAAGTGTGGAACGGCCTACTTTCTGAGCTTCCACAGATGGCAAAATATTCTTTGTTCCCATGCAGAAAATACTTATTTCCAGTAATAGCATAAGAAGAACTGAAGTGCAAAGACATTATCGCTGTGGGAGAGGATAAAGAGAAGTAAAGCTTCTCAGTCTGTGCAGCTAGCAGGGAAATGTTAGTCAACTCAGCTTCTCATGGAAAACTGATGTCAAGATGGGGAGAACAGTCATAAAGctgtttcaattttaaaataataccGAGGGCTTTCTTGAGAAATACATATAAATTAGCTCAATTTGGCATTCAAGTACAGCAGACAAGATATTTATAAGGTATAAATAAGAGGGATGCCAATATCCAATGCTACTTCacgaagaaaaatgagaaaa
It encodes the following:
- the esm1 gene encoding endothelial cell-specific molecule 1, giving the protein MNRRSLGSSLQELLRCSRLCPREITRNTACRHFPQPCIMSFLLITVLSSLVLHHAESWGASVKYAVNCPDRCNAERCGGTQRCTRTVLDDCGCCQVCAAGRGEHCYRTVSGMHGVKCGPGLFCEFYKDEDDYGDEYGICKDCPYGTYGVECRKTCNCKGGICDRETGACLTLTFFAKIASKLKTEPQAGAEVGSGEVSAVHSSDQHSDRSTAPKRLNPR